The following are encoded in a window of Meiothermus sp. CFH 77666 genomic DNA:
- a CDS encoding VWA domain-containing protein produces the protein MRNLVQVLVAIGFIGALAFFFLFYPTQTVEVLIWTSGEKQNVLKPALEEFNKQGKTVLIGSRRYTVQAKSVTVNSGEMYTHLVRKLNQGVAFPERTGGEPTVVSPSTSDWLAQVNLDTRRQVFDFAAMPPIVRTPVVIFTFREMAECLGWPAKPIGWSDIIALKESPQGWAACPTAKAEWGRKPRVAFTDPAVSSTARSTLQLLYQAAAGRSGSNLTVEDVRAAKTQNYVRRFQATVDHYYPETLKLQTKIFQGPRFVHFAPLEEYNLPWLYQGRVNAESVPGGQVVQRPITEAGYEVVALYPKEGTVWHDNPFAIPNADWVTPQQRAAAQVVKEYLLSEPVQRQFMAWGFRPGTNLPFADVLGAALGINPNEPKKLLGRLNPEVARAIQNSWEDVKKPGVAVLVIDTSGSMSGERIQQAKEGAKRFLDRAAPGTHVGLVTFASSVQVRVPIGPLSKTRFAIVEAIDSLTARGNTAMYEAIKRGLELADSYEGVSREAIRGVVLLSDGVANAGSVGISGLLKLTDRQEREVRLEFPESAQLRNIVASGLAFTPQNTVHVFSVGIGEADWEALRLVAEGTGGVVVRSDENGLGPVLERFSKYF, from the coding sequence GTGCGAAACCTGGTGCAAGTTCTGGTGGCGATAGGCTTCATTGGTGCGCTAGCCTTTTTCTTTTTGTTTTACCCTACCCAGACCGTGGAAGTCCTGATCTGGACTTCGGGCGAGAAGCAGAATGTGCTCAAACCAGCCCTCGAGGAGTTCAACAAACAGGGTAAAACCGTACTGATTGGTTCCCGGCGATACACCGTGCAGGCCAAAAGCGTCACGGTCAACTCGGGTGAGATGTATACCCACCTGGTGCGCAAACTCAACCAGGGGGTGGCCTTCCCGGAGCGCACCGGTGGCGAGCCCACGGTGGTCTCGCCCTCGACCTCGGACTGGCTGGCCCAGGTGAACCTCGACACCCGCCGCCAGGTTTTCGACTTTGCTGCAATGCCCCCCATCGTGCGTACCCCAGTGGTGATTTTCACTTTCCGCGAGATGGCGGAGTGCCTGGGCTGGCCGGCCAAACCCATCGGCTGGTCAGACATCATCGCCCTGAAAGAAAGCCCACAGGGCTGGGCTGCTTGCCCTACGGCCAAAGCGGAGTGGGGACGCAAGCCCAGGGTGGCCTTTACCGACCCGGCAGTGAGCTCTACTGCTCGTTCGACCTTGCAGCTTTTGTACCAGGCAGCCGCCGGCCGCTCGGGTTCAAACCTGACTGTGGAGGATGTGCGGGCGGCCAAGACCCAGAACTATGTACGGCGCTTTCAGGCCACGGTAGACCACTATTACCCCGAAACCCTCAAACTCCAGACCAAAATTTTCCAGGGGCCGCGCTTCGTGCATTTTGCCCCGCTGGAGGAGTACAACCTGCCCTGGCTCTACCAGGGAAGGGTCAATGCCGAAAGTGTGCCGGGTGGCCAGGTTGTGCAGCGGCCCATCACCGAGGCGGGCTACGAGGTGGTGGCGCTCTACCCAAAAGAGGGTACGGTCTGGCACGACAATCCCTTTGCCATTCCCAACGCCGACTGGGTCACGCCACAACAGCGGGCTGCAGCCCAGGTGGTTAAGGAGTACCTGCTGAGCGAACCGGTGCAGAGGCAGTTTATGGCCTGGGGCTTTCGTCCGGGAACCAACCTGCCCTTTGCCGATGTGCTGGGTGCTGCCCTGGGTATCAACCCCAACGAGCCTAAAAAGTTGCTCGGAAGGCTGAATCCCGAGGTGGCAAGGGCCATCCAAAATAGCTGGGAGGACGTTAAGAAACCTGGTGTGGCCGTTCTGGTGATAGATACGTCAGGCTCGATGTCGGGCGAGCGCATTCAACAGGCCAAGGAAGGGGCCAAACGCTTTTTAGATCGAGCGGCGCCGGGCACCCACGTAGGGCTGGTCACCTTTGCCAGCAGTGTGCAGGTGCGGGTTCCGATTGGCCCCCTGAGCAAGACCCGGTTTGCCATTGTGGAGGCCATTGATTCCCTCACGGCCAGGGGCAACACCGCCATGTACGAGGCCATCAAACGGGGTCTGGAACTGGCCGACAGTTACGAAGGGGTCTCGAGGGAGGCCATCCGGGGGGTGGTGTTGCTATCCGATGGAGTTGCTAATGCTGGTTCTGTGGGTATTTCCGGGCTGCTCAAGCTGACCGACCGGCAGGAGCGGGAGGTGCGGCTCGAGTTCCCCGAGAGCGCCCAACTGCGAAACATCGTGGCCTCGGGTCTGGCCTTTACCCCTCAGAACACCGTGCACGTCTTTAGCGTTGGCATCGGCGAAGCGGACTGGGAAGCCTTGCGCCTGGTGGCCGAGGGGACGGGCGGGGTGGTGGTACGTAGCGACGAAAATGGTCTGGGGCCGGTGCTCGAGCGTTTTTCCAAGTATTTCTGA
- a CDS encoding LptA/OstA family protein, with the protein MKRVGLILFLLTLVVLAQSKEQRIITIEAPGGQRSGNLRNGPWVYEAGRPGGVIGKVKDLEINATRATLEAPQGKTMQEAEGERVASFDGNVVVKRDRMTASGPRLVYRESNGRGTLDGNARMRQEPRDKNSDPVEVTAPRMTFEVDTNISTSEGGVTLKNGRQEGRSDAVYYEEDQGLAVFTDAKEVVLVRKREGKGDLVIRAREIRSLTDEKRLLATGGVTLVDGDITTTGASLIYNDNTGEATIVAGRVGNQNVPARSVNVKERATLSGNSLLHNVNRSQVRVLAQAPKLPVNDFRKLSEQ; encoded by the coding sequence ATGAAACGCGTTGGTTTGATTCTTTTTCTACTGACTTTGGTAGTCCTGGCCCAAAGCAAGGAACAGCGCATCATCACCATTGAGGCCCCTGGCGGGCAGCGCTCGGGTAACCTGCGCAATGGCCCCTGGGTTTACGAGGCCGGCAGGCCGGGTGGGGTGATTGGGAAAGTCAAAGACTTAGAAATCAACGCTACTCGCGCTACCTTAGAGGCTCCACAGGGCAAAACCATGCAGGAGGCCGAAGGGGAGCGGGTAGCCTCCTTCGATGGCAACGTGGTGGTCAAGCGCGACCGCATGACCGCGAGCGGCCCCAGGCTGGTCTACCGTGAGTCCAACGGACGCGGCACCCTGGACGGCAACGCCCGGATGCGCCAGGAACCCCGCGACAAAAACAGCGACCCGGTCGAAGTTACCGCCCCACGCATGACCTTCGAGGTAGACACCAACATCTCCACCAGCGAAGGCGGCGTGACCCTCAAGAATGGTCGCCAGGAAGGGCGCTCGGACGCGGTGTACTACGAAGAGGACCAGGGTCTGGCGGTTTTTACCGATGCCAAAGAAGTGGTGCTGGTTCGCAAGCGGGAGGGCAAGGGCGACCTGGTCATTCGCGCCAGGGAGATTCGCAGCCTGACCGATGAGAAGCGCCTGCTGGCCACCGGCGGCGTCACCTTGGTAGATGGCGACATTACCACCACCGGAGCCAGCCTGATCTACAACGACAACACCGGCGAGGCCACCATAGTGGCGGGCCGGGTCGGTAACCAGAACGTGCCGGCCCGCAGCGTCAACGTCAAGGAGCGGGCTACCCTTTCAGGCAACTCGCTCTTGCACAACGTTAACCGCTCCCAGGTGCGGGTGCTGGCCCAGGCACCCAAGCTCCCGGTGAACGACTTCCGCAAGCTGAGCGAGCAATAA
- the pheA gene encoding prephenate dehydratase: MRIAFQGTEGAYSEEASLKAFPGAQTIGLPTFHQVFSAVTNHEVDMGVVPVENTTAGIINQTYDLLLETDLHVVGEIVLKVEHCLLAPPGTRLEDIRKVKSHPQGLAQCDGFIARYKLEAEPVYDTAGAARELAEHPQPGLAAIASRRAAERYGLCILAEGIQDFIGNYTRFFVLSREDLPRREGPYKTSVVFTTRHRPGELLAALQAFADQGINLTKLESRPRRDPDRPFSPIFYADFEGHAEDPGPSQALLTLLRRASFVKVLGSYPAVTSWGLLKES; encoded by the coding sequence ATGCGAATTGCCTTTCAGGGAACCGAGGGAGCCTACAGCGAAGAAGCCTCGCTCAAAGCCTTTCCAGGTGCACAAACCATTGGGCTTCCCACCTTTCATCAGGTGTTTTCTGCGGTGACCAACCACGAGGTGGATATGGGCGTGGTTCCGGTGGAAAACACCACCGCCGGAATTATCAATCAGACCTACGACCTGCTCCTGGAAACCGACCTGCACGTGGTGGGTGAGATCGTGCTGAAGGTCGAGCACTGCTTGCTGGCCCCGCCCGGAACCCGTTTGGAGGACATCCGCAAGGTTAAGAGCCATCCGCAGGGCCTGGCCCAGTGCGATGGCTTTATTGCCCGCTACAAACTCGAGGCCGAGCCCGTCTACGACACCGCCGGCGCCGCCCGCGAACTAGCCGAACACCCCCAGCCCGGCCTGGCCGCCATTGCCAGCCGCCGCGCCGCCGAGCGCTATGGCCTCTGCATCCTGGCCGAGGGCATTCAGGACTTTATTGGCAATTACACCCGCTTCTTTGTGCTCTCGCGGGAAGATTTACCCCGCCGGGAAGGCCCCTACAAAACCTCGGTAGTCTTTACCACCCGCCACCGGCCCGGCGAACTGCTCGCCGCTTTGCAGGCTTTTGCCGACCAGGGCATTAACCTGACCAAGCTCGAGTCCCGTCCCCGCCGCGACCCCGACCGTCCCTTTTCCCCCATCTTCTACGCCGATTTCGAGGGCCACGCCGAAGACCCCGGCCCGTCTCAGGCTTTGCTGACCCTGTTGCGTCGGGCTTCGTTTGTCAAAGTGTTGGGCTCGTATCCCGCAGTGACCAGTTGGGGCCTGCTCAAAGAGAGTTAA
- a CDS encoding OmpH family outer membrane protein, which yields MKRFSLFVPILAGLLLSSLLVAQNQPTATKIGYLNARAVVEAHPQFARVKEIQTKAEAELKPLREQLQPLDAKIRAGNATAQEQQSYRALSQNLQDSVKKWNDQQNAALRPITEDIDKIVSKIAQEQGFAIVLDQEVAASSGLVVYAAQELDITQAVVRALPK from the coding sequence ATGAAGCGATTTTCGCTATTTGTGCCCATACTGGCTGGCCTGCTGCTGAGCAGCCTGCTGGTGGCACAAAACCAACCCACAGCGACCAAAATCGGCTATCTCAATGCGAGGGCCGTGGTAGAAGCCCATCCACAGTTTGCCAGGGTCAAGGAGATCCAAACTAAGGCTGAAGCTGAACTCAAGCCCCTCCGCGAGCAGCTTCAACCCCTGGACGCTAAAATCCGCGCGGGCAATGCTACGGCCCAGGAGCAACAAAGCTACCGAGCCCTGAGCCAAAACCTGCAAGATTCGGTCAAGAAGTGGAACGACCAGCAGAACGCGGCTCTCCGTCCTATCACCGAGGATATTGACAAAATCGTGAGCAAAATTGCCCAGGAGCAGGGTTTTGCTATCGTGCTTGACCAGGAAGTGGCTGCCAGCAGTGGCCTGGTGGTGTATGCCGCACAGGAGCTGGACATTACCCAGGCCGTCGTGCGGGCTTTGCCTAAGTAA
- a CDS encoding peptidoglycan bridge formation glycyltransferase FemA/FemB family protein yields the protein MLRLEPITEAALWNQLVSSLPISSALQSWGWGEVKKLSGWQPERVAIFDGDELIAAAQLFRRSFVGPVSMLYASRGPALRDIRDLPRVVEVLKQRAGGAVYLKLEPETGQPAAQPAPEFPQMRIEETIQPEYTIWLDLTLGRDGLLANMENMHRRNTRLAEKRVVTTIEGMEAFEEFWQLFEETNRRARLLQHAKAYYQTVLNEMNQPLGQAFISISRLEGKALAAGLFVAFAGKVDYLYGGSSRENSNAKAPNGMHWGAINWGIENGYRIYDLWGVPRQSEGSHAAGIDAFKEGFGGNRVRFPAYDVSLSPLYSAIKKALRLRKNWVNYRTRGTTRDVL from the coding sequence GTGTTGAGATTAGAGCCCATTACCGAGGCGGCGCTTTGGAATCAACTGGTTTCATCCCTGCCTATTAGCAGTGCCTTGCAGTCGTGGGGCTGGGGGGAGGTCAAAAAGCTCTCCGGGTGGCAGCCGGAGCGGGTCGCAATCTTCGACGGCGACGAGCTGATTGCGGCTGCACAACTTTTCCGCCGCAGTTTTGTGGGGCCTGTCTCCATGCTGTACGCTTCGCGGGGCCCCGCACTGCGCGACATTCGGGATTTGCCCAGGGTAGTAGAGGTGCTCAAACAGCGGGCCGGAGGTGCGGTCTACCTGAAACTCGAGCCCGAGACCGGCCAGCCCGCCGCGCAACCCGCCCCGGAATTTCCCCAGATGCGCATAGAAGAGACCATTCAGCCCGAATACACCATCTGGCTTGACCTGACCCTGGGGCGCGACGGACTGCTGGCCAACATGGAAAATATGCACCGCCGGAATACCCGGCTCGCCGAGAAGCGCGTTGTGACCACCATCGAAGGCATGGAAGCTTTTGAAGAGTTCTGGCAGCTTTTCGAGGAGACCAACCGGCGGGCCCGGCTTTTGCAGCACGCCAAAGCCTATTACCAAACCGTTCTCAATGAGATGAATCAACCCCTGGGCCAGGCCTTCATCTCCATCTCGCGTCTGGAGGGTAAGGCGCTGGCCGCAGGTCTGTTTGTGGCTTTCGCGGGCAAGGTGGACTACCTTTATGGTGGCAGCAGCCGCGAGAACTCCAATGCCAAAGCACCCAATGGCATGCACTGGGGCGCCATCAACTGGGGTATCGAGAACGGCTACCGCATCTACGATCTGTGGGGTGTGCCCCGCCAGAGCGAGGGCAGCCATGCTGCAGGCATAGACGCATTCAAGGAAGGCTTTGGTGGTAACCGGGTGCGCTTTCCCGCTTACGATGTCAGCCTCTCACCGCTTTACAGCGCAATCAAAAAAGCCCTGCGGCTTCGCAAGAACTGGGTCAACTACCGCACTCGGGGCACTACGCGGGATGTGCTGTGA
- a CDS encoding BMP family ABC transporter substrate-binding protein, which translates to MKKLVVFGAAVAAALGLGLSQDIRVGMAFDAGGKNDRSFNQSTFEGAQRAAKELGVKVFDFEPGDPGQVGQGIRRFAEEGFDLIVGVGFANEPSITRNAQEFKNIKFAVIDSVPCEGKCDNAVGLVFREHEGSYLVGYIAGRTTNTGVVGFVGGMDIPLIHKFEQGYRAGAIAGMRERNIANPRVLINYVGNTPAAWNDPGKAKEIANAQAKQGADIIYAAAGASGLGVLDFVKQQRCLKQADLPSGVRFISNNGSNVPRYAAYNQSCPAATTRPLFMVGVDANQNYLGDTDNNPRTLNHVLTSMLKRVDVATYDVIKSVKDNTFKGGVREFGLNNNGVGYALDDYNRALIPQAVINRLAVLRSQIISGALKVPDKR; encoded by the coding sequence ATGAAGAAACTCGTAGTGTTCGGTGCTGCCGTTGCCGCCGCGTTGGGTCTGGGACTATCCCAGGATATTCGCGTCGGCATGGCTTTCGACGCAGGTGGTAAAAACGACCGTAGCTTCAACCAATCCACCTTCGAGGGCGCCCAGCGGGCCGCCAAAGAGCTGGGGGTCAAGGTCTTTGACTTCGAGCCCGGCGACCCTGGCCAGGTGGGTCAGGGCATCCGCCGTTTCGCCGAGGAAGGCTTCGACCTGATCGTGGGGGTCGGCTTTGCCAACGAACCTTCCATTACCCGTAACGCTCAAGAATTCAAAAACATCAAGTTCGCCGTAATTGACTCGGTGCCCTGCGAAGGCAAGTGCGACAACGCAGTTGGACTGGTCTTCCGTGAGCACGAAGGTAGCTACCTGGTGGGCTACATCGCAGGCCGCACCACCAACACGGGCGTGGTCGGCTTTGTGGGTGGCATGGACATCCCCCTCATTCACAAGTTCGAGCAGGGCTATCGCGCCGGGGCCATTGCAGGTATGCGCGAGCGCAACATTGCCAACCCCCGGGTGCTCATCAACTACGTGGGCAACACCCCTGCCGCCTGGAACGACCCCGGCAAGGCCAAGGAAATTGCAAACGCTCAGGCCAAGCAAGGTGCGGACATCATCTATGCCGCTGCGGGTGCTTCGGGCCTGGGCGTGCTGGACTTTGTGAAGCAGCAGCGCTGCTTGAAGCAAGCCGATCTCCCTTCCGGCGTGCGCTTCATCTCCAACAACGGTTCAAACGTTCCGCGCTACGCTGCCTACAACCAGTCCTGCCCTGCCGCCACCACCCGTCCGCTGTTCATGGTGGGTGTAGATGCCAACCAGAACTACTTGGGTGATACCGACAACAACCCCCGCACCCTCAACCACGTGCTCACCTCCATGCTTAAGCGGGTGGATGTGGCCACCTATGATGTGATCAAGTCTGTCAAGGACAATACCTTCAAGGGTGGCGTGCGCGAGTTTGGTCTGAACAACAACGGCGTGGGTTATGCGCTGGATGACTACAACCGCGCCCTGATTCCGCAAGCGGTCATTAATCGCCTGGCCGTGTTGCGCAGCCAGATCATCTCCGGTGCCCTTAAGGTGCCTGACAAACGCTAG
- a CDS encoding ABC transporter ATP-binding protein, with translation MNNLASPPGSHEKGAVALELKDITKRYPLVLANDHISLDVRWGEVLAVVGENGAGKSTLMKIVYGLVKPDQGEIWVNGQKVQISEPGDAIAQGIGMVHQHFMLVDPFTVLENVILGSEPTQGAQLNLAQARAEVEALMKELEFDLPLDTPVEELPVGLQQRVEILKALYRKAKILILDEPTAVLTPQEADELFDFLRRYVNQGNAVIFISHKLAEVIKLSHRVTVIRDGKVVGTVNTTETNVAQLARMMVGREVILSVDKTEARPREVVLKVSNLTIPGKDKKHRLNGVSFEVRAGEIVGIAGVEGNGQTELVEAITGLRPYEGTIQYEGQTLRPNARVVREWGVSHIPEDRNARGLVLDFTTRENLILGDHYRKPNAGFLGFIDADQIEARAREIVEQFDVRPRSTELAARRYSGGNAQKIIVGRELSRKPRVLVAAQPTRGVDIGAIEFIHENIVKARDAGMAVLLVSADLNEVRSLADRILVMFEGRIMGELKASEASEEKLGLLMAGITD, from the coding sequence ATGAACAATCTCGCTTCCCCCCCCGGCTCGCACGAAAAGGGTGCGGTGGCCCTCGAGCTCAAAGACATCACCAAACGCTATCCTTTGGTGCTGGCGAACGACCATATCTCCCTGGATGTGCGCTGGGGCGAGGTACTGGCGGTGGTAGGGGAAAACGGGGCGGGAAAATCCACCCTGATGAAAATTGTCTACGGCCTGGTCAAGCCCGACCAGGGTGAGATCTGGGTCAACGGGCAAAAAGTGCAGATTAGCGAACCCGGCGACGCCATTGCCCAGGGAATTGGCATGGTGCATCAGCACTTCATGCTGGTAGATCCGTTTACGGTGCTGGAAAATGTGATTCTGGGCTCGGAGCCCACGCAAGGGGCGCAGCTCAACCTGGCCCAGGCCCGGGCCGAGGTCGAGGCTCTGATGAAGGAACTCGAGTTCGACCTGCCCCTCGATACCCCTGTAGAAGAACTGCCGGTGGGCTTGCAACAAAGGGTTGAAATCCTTAAAGCCCTTTACCGTAAGGCTAAAATCCTGATTCTGGACGAACCCACAGCAGTGCTGACACCGCAGGAAGCCGACGAGCTTTTTGACTTCCTGCGCCGCTACGTGAACCAGGGTAACGCCGTTATTTTCATAAGCCACAAGCTGGCCGAGGTCATCAAGCTCTCCCACCGCGTAACCGTCATTCGGGATGGCAAGGTCGTGGGTACGGTCAACACCACCGAGACCAACGTAGCCCAGCTGGCCCGCATGATGGTGGGGCGCGAGGTGATTTTGTCGGTGGATAAAACCGAAGCCAGGCCCCGCGAGGTGGTACTGAAAGTTTCCAACCTGACCATCCCCGGCAAAGACAAAAAGCACCGCCTGAATGGGGTGTCGTTCGAGGTACGGGCGGGCGAGATTGTAGGCATTGCAGGCGTGGAGGGCAATGGCCAGACCGAGCTGGTGGAGGCCATCACAGGCTTACGGCCTTATGAAGGCACTATTCAGTACGAAGGGCAGACCCTCCGGCCAAACGCCCGGGTTGTGCGTGAGTGGGGAGTATCCCACATCCCCGAAGACCGCAACGCCCGGGGCCTGGTGCTGGACTTTACCACCCGCGAGAACCTGATTCTAGGAGACCATTACCGCAAGCCCAACGCAGGCTTTCTGGGCTTCATTGATGCCGACCAGATCGAGGCCAGAGCCCGTGAGATTGTGGAGCAGTTCGATGTGCGCCCACGCAGCACCGAGCTGGCAGCCCGGCGCTATTCGGGGGGTAATGCCCAAAAAATCATTGTAGGGCGCGAGTTGAGCCGCAAGCCCAGGGTGCTGGTGGCCGCCCAGCCTACCCGCGGGGTGGACATCGGAGCCATTGAGTTCATCCACGAAAATATCGTCAAGGCCCGGGACGCAGGCATGGCCGTGCTGCTGGTCTCCGCCGACCTCAACGAGGTACGCTCGCTGGCTGACCGCATTCTGGTGATGTTTGAGGGCCGCATCATGGGCGAACTCAAAGCCAGCGAGGCCAGTGAGGAAAAGCTGGGGCTCTTGATGGCGGGCATTACAGACTAG
- a CDS encoding DUF5666 domain-containing protein, translating to MRWLLLVSGLLLVALAQQDPEPSFQTTAEIERRGKKIVVVKTGPDNPPAIIELRDLYGGVITGLDPEKKTLRLGEQVFTTDNLTRFWQEGKVAQFTDLKVGQQVRLEAAEQNDGSLKAFDIRIGGRPEGSSLTRSLFADPPPFRVQITFGEDARAFGAIARVEQVREVNDYVFMTGGTARYIEEEDRLELDLKPAPRAVEVQQGRSKAWGSRLDYDNQSGDARVAGPIELERAGDKPLQGSAQRMIYNVDDEILRLFGGIKLVQDGRTSTAESAVVREKDRVAYLYGSKDRPVRSQNKDGFVEGTRVLYNLDTSDVVVLEGVKGEFQDP from the coding sequence ATGCGCTGGCTTTTGCTGGTTTCGGGGTTGTTGCTGGTGGCCCTGGCCCAGCAAGACCCCGAGCCTTCCTTTCAGACCACGGCTGAAATTGAGCGGCGCGGCAAGAAGATTGTGGTGGTTAAGACCGGGCCCGATAACCCCCCGGCCATCATCGAGCTGCGCGACCTGTATGGGGGGGTCATTACCGGGCTGGATCCCGAAAAGAAAACCCTTCGTTTGGGGGAGCAGGTGTTCACTACGGATAACCTGACCCGTTTCTGGCAGGAAGGTAAAGTGGCGCAGTTTACCGACCTGAAGGTGGGGCAGCAGGTGCGCCTCGAGGCCGCCGAGCAAAACGACGGCAGTCTGAAGGCCTTTGATATCCGGATAGGGGGCAGGCCTGAGGGATCTTCCCTGACCCGCTCGCTCTTTGCCGACCCACCCCCCTTCCGAGTACAGATTACTTTTGGTGAGGATGCCCGGGCCTTTGGTGCGATTGCTCGGGTGGAGCAGGTTCGTGAGGTTAACGACTATGTATTCATGACCGGCGGCACCGCCAGATACATCGAAGAAGAGGATCGCCTCGAGCTCGACCTCAAACCTGCCCCCAGGGCGGTGGAGGTTCAGCAGGGCAGGAGCAAGGCCTGGGGCAGCCGCCTCGACTACGACAACCAGAGCGGCGACGCTCGAGTGGCCGGGCCCATCGAGCTCGAGCGCGCCGGCGACAAGCCCCTTCAGGGTAGCGCGCAGCGCATGATTTACAACGTAGACGACGAGATTCTTCGCCTTTTTGGTGGAATCAAGCTGGTGCAGGATGGGCGCACCTCCACCGCCGAAAGTGCGGTGGTGCGCGAGAAAGACCGGGTGGCCTATCTGTATGGTTCCAAAGACAGGCCGGTGCGAAGCCAGAACAAAGACGGATTTGTAGAGGGAACCAGGGTGCTCTACAACCTCGATACTAGCGATGTAGTGGTGCTGGAAGGTGTCAAAGGCGAGTTTCAAGACCCTTGA
- a CDS encoding OmpH family outer membrane protein, with protein sequence MNRNWLFVVMLAGLLLGGSLIAQNRPTPTRIGYVDAEKVVQAHKDFKKVQDVRTQAERELKPLRDQLQPLEAKLRAGNATAKEQQDYRVLAQSLQEAGRKWTERSNAVLKPITEEIDQVIARVAQQQGFAIVLDKKVAATSGLVVYAADELEITDAVIRALPK encoded by the coding sequence ATGAACAGAAACTGGTTGTTTGTAGTGATGCTGGCAGGTTTGCTACTAGGTGGTTCGCTCATCGCACAGAACCGTCCCACCCCTACCCGCATCGGTTACGTGGATGCCGAAAAAGTGGTACAGGCCCACAAGGACTTCAAGAAGGTACAGGATGTGCGCACCCAGGCCGAGCGCGAGCTCAAACCCCTCCGCGACCAGCTTCAACCCCTGGAAGCCAAGCTGCGGGCCGGAAATGCCACTGCCAAGGAGCAGCAGGACTACCGGGTACTGGCCCAAAGCCTGCAAGAAGCAGGGCGCAAGTGGACCGAGCGCAGCAACGCAGTCTTGAAGCCCATCACCGAAGAGATTGACCAGGTTATCGCGCGGGTAGCCCAGCAGCAAGGCTTCGCCATCGTACTGGACAAGAAAGTGGCCGCCACCAGCGGTCTGGTGGTCTACGCCGCCGACGAACTCGAGATTACCGACGCCGTGATCCGGGCGCTCCCCAAATAG